Below is a window of bacterium DNA.
TTATAACTAAGTCGAACGATCAATCGCGACCTTTGCCGATTAAACATTCGACGTAGCTTGCGCGGCTAACGCGCAGTATTCTGTTCATCCATAGGAGTAATCCGTGTCTAATAGGAAGTACAAGATAGGCTGGTTGCCGGGCGATGGCGTCGGCATAGAAGTATTGGAAGCAACCCGTATTGTGCTTGATAAATTGGGATTAAACGCCGAGTATCCGCACGGCGACATCGGTTGGGAGTTTTGGTGCAAGGAAGGGGATGCGCTTCCCCAACGTACCATCGATTTACTGCACAACGTCGACGGTGCGATGTTTGGCGCAATCACCTCGAAACCGGCGAAAATTGCGGAACTGGAATTGGTACCAGAGTTACGCGGTACTGGACTTATCTATCGCTCACCCATCGTGCGGATGCGTCAGATCTTCGATCTGTATGTCTGTTTGCGTCCCTGCAAAGCGTATCCCGGCAATCCCTTGAATTTTAAAGAGGGAATCGACATCGTTGTATTCCGCGAAAATACTGAAGACATGTACTGCGGCGTCGAATTCAATCCAGTGCCGGATGAGTTGATTAATGTTTTGACTAAGCTCTCGAAACCGTTCGCGCCGTTCAGTAAACTTGCTGGCAACGAATATGCTATTTCGTGCAAAATCAACACCCGCAAAGGCTCCGAACGGATTATCCGCGCCGGTTTCGAGTATGCCCGCGCTCATAACCGTAAAAAAGTTACTATCGTTCATAAAGCGAATGTCGTCCGCGCAACCGATGGACTCTTCCTCGACATCGCAAAAGAAGTCGCCAAAGAGTTTCCGGAAATTCAATTCGACGAAGCTAATGTCGATGCAATGACGATGTGGCTACTTAAGAATCCATTCAGCTATGATGTATTAGTCGCTCCAAATCTATTCGGCGATATCATCAGCGACCTCTGCGCGCAGTTGGTGGGTGGCTTGGGCTTTGGCTGCTCGGGTAACATCGGCGAGAAACTTGGCGTTTTTGAACCATCGCACGGCTCAGCGCCAAAGTACACCGGACTCTACAAAGTGAATCCGATTGCAACAATTCTCTCAGCAAAGCTGATGCTCGACAAATTGGGCGAATTCGAATTTGCAAAACGGGTGGAAGACGCTACCGCCGCAGTGATTAAGGAAGGGAAAGTCCGCACCTATGATATGGGCGGAAGCAACACGACAATCGAAATGGGACAAGCAATCGCCGACCGCTTATAGTTTGCGTTTGCGCTGACTTAGGAAAAATCGGGACAAGGGTGTATCGAATGGATATACCCTTGTTCTCGTTTAGGAAGTGAGGGTGTCAATGGACAGGGAGAGTATTGAGAACATCTTTTTCCATGAAGAACAGTCTTTTGCGAAAGCGAATCGCTGGATCGGTATCGCTCTTTTCTTGCTGCCGCTCACGATGGGGTATTTCGTATGGGAACAGATGATTCAACATCGTCCCATCGGTACTAACCCACCCCCTGATGCGGTGTTGTTGCTTTTGTTCGGTGTTATCGGCATCTTCGTTCCGTGGCTAATACTCTCGGCTCGTTTATGTGTTGAAGTGCGCGATTCCGGCGTTTGGTTCCGTTATCATCCCTTCATGTTCAAGTGGAAGTGCATCGGATTTGAAGATATTCAAAGCGCGCAAGCTGTTACATATCGTCCAATTCTTGAGTATGGCGGTTGGGGTATCCGGATCGCTTGGGGAAAGCGGGCTTACAATGTCAGTGGGAATGAAGGAGTTCTGTTAACTTTACGTTCTACAACAACGACAACCCTTTTAGGTTCGCAACAGGCTCATGATCTGGAGGCTGCGATTACAACGGCAATGAAGACAACATTCCATAGCAAATCAAAATGAAATATCTTTTTATCGGATTGATTTACTTGTATAGGATCGTGTTGTCGCCGATTCTCGGGGGACAGTGCCGGTTTCACCCGAGTTGCAGCCATTATGCCGAAGAAGCAATCCGAAAACATGGCTCACTGAGGGGGGGATGGCTTGCGATAAAGCGGATTTTCCGGTGTGGACCGTGGCACCCGGGCGGATTTGATCCCGTTCCATAAGATTCGGTTGCGAA
It encodes the following:
- a CDS encoding isocitrate/isopropylmalate dehydrogenase family protein, translated to MSNRKYKIGWLPGDGVGIEVLEATRIVLDKLGLNAEYPHGDIGWEFWCKEGDALPQRTIDLLHNVDGAMFGAITSKPAKIAELELVPELRGTGLIYRSPIVRMRQIFDLYVCLRPCKAYPGNPLNFKEGIDIVVFRENTEDMYCGVEFNPVPDELINVLTKLSKPFAPFSKLAGNEYAISCKINTRKGSERIIRAGFEYARAHNRKKVTIVHKANVVRATDGLFLDIAKEVAKEFPEIQFDEANVDAMTMWLLKNPFSYDVLVAPNLFGDIISDLCAQLVGGLGFGCSGNIGEKLGVFEPSHGSAPKYTGLYKVNPIATILSAKLMLDKLGEFEFAKRVEDATAAVIKEGKVRTYDMGGSNTTIEMGQAIADRL
- a CDS encoding DUF6141 family protein → MDRESIENIFFHEEQSFAKANRWIGIALFLLPLTMGYFVWEQMIQHRPIGTNPPPDAVLLLLFGVIGIFVPWLILSARLCVEVRDSGVWFRYHPFMFKWKCIGFEDIQSAQAVTYRPILEYGGWGIRIAWGKRAYNVSGNEGVLLTLRSTTTTTLLGSQQAHDLEAAITTAMKTTFHSKSK
- the yidD gene encoding membrane protein insertion efficiency factor YidD; this encodes MKYLFIGLIYLYRIVLSPILGGQCRFHPSCSHYAEEAIRKHGSLRGGWLAIKRIFRCGPWHPGGFDPVP